A part of Olleya sp. Bg11-27 genomic DNA contains:
- a CDS encoding MlaE family ABC transporter permease — MNYLHYIGTYFLMVIEMFRKPTKWSVMKKLILKDVDDLIIGSIGIVAFISFFVGGVVTIQTALNIDSPLIPKNIVGFATRQSIILEFAPTFMSIIMAGKVGSFITSSIGTMRVTEQIDALEVMGINSLNYLVFPKFIALTLYPFVISISMFLGIVGGLAACVYGGYATMPDYIEGIQLDFKPFHMAYAFIKTLIFAFILATVPSYHGYYMKGGALEVGKASTTSFVWTSVMIILVNYILTQLLLSQ, encoded by the coding sequence ATGAATTACCTACACTATATTGGGACTTACTTTTTAATGGTTATCGAGATGTTTCGGAAGCCGACAAAGTGGTCTGTAATGAAAAAATTAATACTAAAAGATGTTGACGATTTAATTATCGGTTCCATTGGTATTGTCGCTTTTATCTCCTTTTTTGTTGGAGGCGTGGTTACCATTCAAACCGCATTAAATATTGACAGTCCATTAATTCCAAAAAACATCGTTGGGTTTGCAACTAGACAATCCATTATTCTAGAATTCGCCCCCACTTTTATGTCGATAATTATGGCAGGAAAAGTAGGTTCATTTATCACTTCTAGTATTGGGACCATGCGTGTTACAGAACAAATTGATGCCTTAGAAGTTATGGGGATTAACAGTTTAAACTACTTAGTGTTTCCTAAGTTTATAGCTTTAACACTATACCCTTTTGTTATCTCAATCTCTATGTTTTTAGGGATTGTTGGGGGATTAGCAGCCTGTGTTTATGGTGGCTATGCAACAATGCCGGATTACATCGAAGGAATACAATTAGACTTTAAGCCGTTTCACATGGCTTATGCCTTTATAAAAACACTAATCTTCGCTTTTATTTTAGCGACGGTTCCTTCTTATCATGGGTATTACATGAAAGGTGGTGCTTTGGAGGTTGGAAAAGCTAGTACAACCTCATTTGTTTGGACTAGTGTCATGATTATTCTTGTAAACTATATATTAACTCAACTCCTATTAAGTCAATGA
- a CDS encoding mannose-1-phosphate guanylyltransferase gives MQNKNYYAILMAGGVGSRFWPVSTEEFPKQFHDMLGTGDTLIQKTFSRLSNLIPKENIFILTNEKYNDLVLEQLPEVNQRQVVLEPAMRNTAPCILYASLKIQKDNPEAVMIVAPSDHWIEDEAAFTKNVTQAFKYCERNDALMTLGVTPTFPNTGYGYIECGAASEDNISDVIQFREKPDYNTAKQFIAKGNFLWNAGIFMWSATSVIKAFQNKQPELFELFKAGIPTYNTEFEDDFIKENYAKAENISVDYAIMESSTNVHVIPATFDWNDLGTWGSLYDKLDKDENNNAVVNAKTLTEDASGNMIRTKADKVVVVDGLNDYIIVDKDEVLLIFPKSKEQDIKKVLQEVKDKYGEHYG, from the coding sequence TGGAGATACGCTAATTCAAAAAACATTTAGCAGATTAAGTAATCTAATTCCTAAAGAAAATATTTTCATTCTTACTAACGAAAAATATAACGATTTAGTACTAGAGCAACTTCCGGAAGTTAATCAACGTCAAGTTGTTTTAGAGCCAGCAATGCGCAATACAGCACCTTGTATTTTGTATGCAAGCTTAAAAATCCAAAAAGACAATCCTGAAGCGGTCATGATTGTTGCTCCAAGTGATCATTGGATTGAAGATGAAGCGGCCTTTACTAAAAATGTAACACAAGCCTTTAAATATTGTGAGCGTAATGATGCCTTAATGACTTTAGGAGTGACACCAACCTTCCCAAATACGGGATATGGTTATATCGAGTGTGGAGCGGCTTCAGAAGATAATATCAGTGATGTTATTCAGTTTAGAGAAAAACCTGATTATAATACAGCAAAGCAATTTATTGCTAAAGGTAATTTTTTATGGAACGCGGGGATTTTTATGTGGAGTGCAACTAGTGTGATAAAAGCCTTTCAAAATAAGCAACCGGAATTATTCGAATTATTCAAAGCGGGAATACCAACATACAATACAGAGTTTGAAGACGATTTTATTAAAGAGAATTACGCTAAAGCGGAAAACATCTCTGTAGATTACGCGATTATGGAATCTTCGACCAATGTCCATGTAATACCAGCAACTTTTGATTGGAATGATTTGGGGACGTGGGGAAGTTTATATGATAAATTAGATAAAGACGAAAATAATAATGCAGTGGTTAATGCTAAAACATTAACGGAAGATGCATCAGGAAATATGATCCGTACCAAAGCCGACAAGGTAGTGGTAGTCGATGGATTGAATGATTATATTATTGTGGATAAAGATGAAGTTTTACTTATCTTTCCGAAGTCAAAAGAACAAGATATTAAAAAAGTACTCCAGGAAGTAAAAGACAAGTATGGAGAGCATTACGGATAG
- a CDS encoding DUF389 domain-containing protein, which produces MEENKVPKENKFDFSDEEKQKEAVDQKKEAVKKDAKGLFKSIKTFMQELLDFREDTDRDATIEAIKADIPFKGATAWILICSIFVASIGLNANSTAVVIGAMLISPLMGPILGVGLSIAINDIDTLKRSLINLAIMIVLSLLTAFLFFRFFPLSEDTSELLGRVQPDIRDVLIAFFGGLALIIARTKKGTIASVIFGVAIATALMPPLCTAGYGLAKGNWTYFGQAMYLFTINTIFIALATFVVLKILRFPMLKYANSAKRKRTARIASLIAIIVMVPAMFTFLSVLRESQFKVDAKDFISIELKSLPNASYIQKYATPNYSPTGESNIELTTFGTDVISDDMKHFLENRLQEYTYLKESKLLINQSKNRQINNLEYMEELRTRDSLDLMSQQQKITFLEDKVRALSKLERGYVPFEELTKEVNINYENIKSLSYASVVNSNFKSIDTLAVFQVKWNDSLVDAKQVSKEKDKLYRWLKLKLKLDTLVVRQIK; this is translated from the coding sequence ATGGAAGAGAATAAGGTGCCTAAAGAAAATAAATTTGATTTCTCTGATGAAGAGAAGCAAAAAGAAGCAGTAGATCAAAAAAAAGAAGCAGTTAAAAAAGATGCGAAAGGGTTATTTAAAAGTATCAAAACCTTTATGCAAGAGCTGCTTGATTTTAGAGAAGATACAGATAGAGATGCGACTATTGAAGCCATAAAAGCTGATATTCCTTTTAAAGGAGCAACTGCATGGATTTTAATATGCTCTATATTTGTGGCTTCCATTGGTTTAAATGCGAATAGTACTGCGGTTGTGATTGGAGCCATGTTAATATCTCCATTAATGGGGCCAATTCTTGGTGTTGGATTATCTATTGCTATTAATGATATTGACACACTTAAACGCTCGTTAATCAACTTAGCGATTATGATTGTGCTTAGTTTATTAACAGCCTTTCTGTTCTTTAGATTTTTTCCTTTAAGTGAGGATACGTCAGAGCTTTTAGGTCGTGTGCAACCAGATATACGTGATGTACTAATTGCTTTTTTTGGGGGATTAGCTTTAATTATTGCACGTACAAAAAAAGGAACGATAGCATCTGTTATTTTTGGAGTTGCTATTGCGACAGCATTAATGCCGCCACTATGTACGGCAGGTTACGGGTTAGCAAAGGGTAATTGGACTTACTTTGGTCAAGCCATGTATTTGTTTACCATTAATACGATATTTATTGCATTAGCGACGTTTGTAGTCCTAAAAATATTGCGTTTTCCAATGCTTAAATATGCTAATTCTGCAAAACGTAAACGCACAGCGAGAATAGCCTCTTTAATAGCAATTATCGTAATGGTGCCTGCAATGTTTACATTTTTAAGTGTCCTTAGAGAAAGTCAATTTAAAGTGGATGCTAAAGATTTTATTAGTATTGAGCTTAAGTCATTGCCAAACGCCAGTTATATTCAAAAATATGCGACACCTAATTACTCGCCTACTGGTGAGTCTAATATAGAGCTGACTACTTTTGGTACAGATGTGATTTCGGATGATATGAAACACTTCTTAGAAAACAGGTTACAAGAATATACGTATTTAAAAGAGTCTAAATTATTAATTAATCAGAGTAAAAACAGACAGATTAATAATCTAGAATATATGGAAGAGTTGCGCACAAGAGACTCGTTAGACTTAATGAGCCAGCAACAAAAAATCACGTTTTTAGAAGATAAAGTAAGAGCATTGTCCAAACTAGAACGTGGGTATGTTCCTTTTGAAGAATTAACGAAAGAGGTGAATATCAATTACGAAAATATCAAATCATTATCTTATGCTAGTGTGGTAAATTCTAACTTTAAAAGCATTGATACTCTTGCCGTATTTCAGGTAAAATGGAATGATAGTTTAGTGGATGCAAAACAAGTGTCTAAAGAAAAAGATAAACTATACCGTTGGTTAAAATTAAAACTAAAATTAGATACCTTAGTCGTTAGGCAGATAAAGTAA
- a CDS encoding ABC transporter ATP-binding protein: MIEVKNLHKSFGDAHILKGVTTTFEKGKTNLIIGQSGSGKTVFIKCLLGLFDYEEGSIAYDGKIFSQLSEDQKRELRADIGMVFQGSALFDSMTIAENVMFPLQMFTKQSKSEMEDRVNFVLNRVNLGDAHHKKPSEASGGMQKRVAIARAIVNKPKYLFCDEPNSGLDPKTSIVIDNLIKEITEEYQITTVINSHDMNSVMQIGEKIVFLKNGLKEWEGSRYDIFKTDNEAVTDFVYSSELFKKVRQMYLEERG; this comes from the coding sequence ATGATTGAAGTAAAAAATTTACACAAATCTTTTGGAGACGCTCATATTTTAAAAGGAGTTACAACCACTTTTGAAAAAGGAAAAACCAACCTTATCATTGGACAAAGTGGTTCTGGTAAAACGGTCTTTATAAAATGCCTACTCGGTTTATTTGATTACGAAGAAGGTAGCATTGCTTATGATGGTAAAATATTTTCACAATTAAGCGAAGACCAAAAAAGAGAACTTCGAGCAGACATTGGAATGGTTTTTCAAGGTAGTGCGTTGTTTGATTCGATGACTATTGCCGAAAACGTAATGTTTCCATTGCAAATGTTTACGAAACAGAGTAAAAGCGAAATGGAAGATCGTGTTAACTTTGTTTTAAATAGAGTTAATCTTGGAGACGCACATCATAAAAAACCAAGTGAAGCGTCTGGAGGAATGCAAAAACGTGTTGCAATTGCACGCGCCATTGTAAACAAACCTAAATACTTGTTTTGTGACGAACCCAATTCTGGTTTAGATCCAAAAACCTCAATTGTTATAGATAATTTAATTAAAGAGATTACTGAGGAGTATCAGATTACAACCGTTATCAATTCGCATGACATGAACTCTGTAATGCAAATTGGAGAGAAAATTGTTTTTCTTAAAAATGGTTTAAAAGAATGGGAAGGTTCTCGTTATGATATTTTTAAAACAGATAACGAAGCAGTCACTGATTTTGTATACTCTTCTGAACTATTCAAAAAAGTACGTCAAATGTACTTAGAAGAACGCGGTTAA
- the pafA gene encoding alkaline phosphatase PafA — translation MRAIVSVFVICFLLSCQSQKNIIKSNVNAINEQPKLVIGIVVDQMRYDYLTRFYSKYGDGGFKRLMNQGFNCKNNHFNYVPTYTGPGHASIFSGTTPKMHGIISNNWYDKVSDSYVYCAGDTTVQSVGTTNKAGQMSPHRLKTTSFADENRLFTQMRGKTIGISVKDRGAILPAGHTANAAYWFHGADEGHFISSTYYLETLPNWVQAFNKTAKAESYLKEWNTLYNINTYTESGSDLNAFEGGFKGKKTATFPYDLKALSQTNRGYDIIKATPYGNSLVADFAIAALDGEQLGQDNITDVLTVSFSSTDYVGHNFGVNSKEVEDTYIRLDKDIERLLNALDTKVGKGNYTLFLSSDHGAVEVPSYLESVKVPAGYFDTDAFKTMLNESVVFNYSGENLIKNISNNQVFLDREAIKSYGLNLIDVQQELVNIIIEYPKVYKAYTATSMTSAEFSNGVESLLQMGFNQKRSGDVLFVLDPAVISYSKTGSTHGSALNYDTHVPLLFFGKGIKTGSTLQHTTIPDIAPTMSALLGISFPNGATGSPLEFVLEH, via the coding sequence ATGAGAGCCATAGTATCAGTATTTGTTATTTGTTTCTTGCTAAGTTGCCAGTCACAAAAAAACATCATTAAATCTAATGTTAACGCAATTAATGAACAGCCAAAATTAGTCATTGGTATTGTTGTAGACCAGATGAGGTACGATTATTTGACACGATTTTATAGTAAATATGGAGACGGTGGTTTTAAGCGATTAATGAATCAAGGTTTTAATTGTAAAAACAATCACTTTAATTATGTGCCGACGTATACAGGTCCGGGCCACGCTTCTATATTTTCAGGAACAACACCTAAAATGCATGGTATAATATCTAATAACTGGTACGATAAAGTTTCTGATAGTTATGTGTATTGTGCAGGGGATACGACAGTACAGTCCGTAGGGACAACTAATAAAGCAGGTCAAATGTCACCACATAGATTAAAAACGACTTCTTTTGCTGATGAGAATAGATTATTCACGCAAATGCGAGGAAAGACGATTGGGATTTCTGTAAAAGATAGAGGGGCTATTTTACCAGCTGGACATACGGCAAATGCGGCGTATTGGTTTCATGGGGCAGATGAAGGACATTTTATTTCTAGTACTTATTATTTAGAGACATTACCAAATTGGGTGCAAGCATTTAATAAGACAGCTAAAGCGGAAAGTTATTTAAAGGAATGGAATACATTATATAACATTAATACGTACACTGAAAGCGGGAGTGATTTAAATGCTTTTGAAGGTGGTTTTAAAGGAAAAAAGACAGCAACGTTTCCTTATGATCTAAAAGCATTAAGTCAAACTAATAGAGGGTATGATATTATAAAAGCAACACCTTATGGAAATAGTCTTGTTGCAGACTTTGCAATCGCAGCATTAGACGGTGAACAGTTAGGTCAAGATAATATTACCGATGTTTTAACGGTTAGTTTTTCTAGTACAGATTATGTAGGACATAATTTTGGGGTGAATAGTAAAGAAGTTGAAGACACATACATTAGATTAGATAAGGATATTGAACGTTTATTAAATGCTTTGGATACAAAAGTAGGGAAAGGAAACTATACACTATTTTTATCTTCAGATCATGGAGCTGTTGAAGTGCCCTCTTATTTGGAGTCTGTAAAAGTACCAGCAGGATATTTTGATACGGATGCGTTTAAAACAATGTTAAACGAGTCTGTTGTATTTAATTATAGTGGCGAAAATCTAATTAAGAACATAAGTAATAATCAAGTGTTTTTGGATCGTGAAGCGATTAAAAGTTATGGTTTAAACTTAATAGATGTACAACAAGAACTTGTTAATATTATTATTGAATACCCAAAAGTATATAAAGCTTATACAGCAACAAGTATGACTAGTGCCGAGTTTTCAAATGGCGTGGAAAGCTTACTTCAAATGGGCTTTAATCAAAAGCGCTCTGGGGATGTTTTATTTGTATTGGATCCAGCAGTGATTAGTTACAGCAAAACAGGATCTACACATGGATCAGCTTTAAATTATGACACGCATGTGCCATTATTGTTTTTTGGAAAAGGTATCAAAACCGGAAGTACATTGCAACACACTACTATTCCGGATATAGCACCAACAATGTCTGCATTATTAGGAATAAGTTTTCCAAATGGAGCAACAGGGTCTCCTTTAGAGT